Proteins from one Nomia melanderi isolate GNS246 chromosome 3, iyNomMela1, whole genome shotgun sequence genomic window:
- the AlaRS gene encoding alanine--tRNA ligase, cytoplasmic, giving the protein MGTFMTAKDIRQAYIDFFQSKGHEYVHSSSTIPHDDPTLLFTNAGMNQFKPIFLGTVDPNSEMAKFVRVVNSQKCIRAGGKHNDLDDVGKDVYHHTFFEMMGNWSFGDYFKKEICTWAWEFLTIKLKLSPDNLYVTYFGGDEKNNLKPDEECKNIWLSLGVPPTHVLPGSMKDNFWEMGETGPCGPCSELHYDRIGNREAAHLVNQDDPDVLEIWNLVFIQFNRESDGSLRSLPKKHIDCGLGLERLVSVIQNKRANYDTDLFLPLFEAIQKGTGAPHYEGKVGADDKDGIDMAYRVLADHARTLTIALADGGVPDNTGRGYVLRRILRRAVRYATEKLNAKPRFFGTLVNVVAELLGDVFPEVTKDPQYIIDIINEEESQFLKTLSRGRNLLNRTITKLESSTIVPGDVAWRLYDTYGFPVDLTQLMTEEKGLKVDMVGYEEAKKQAQLASQSKTGGVDDQLNLDVHAITELQNKGIKPTADLPKYNYSVINNKLYEEYDFIPCTSTVLALRRAKIFVDEVSSGEEVGILLDQTNFYSEQGGQIYDEGFLVKTDDEETEIRIKNVQVRGGYVLHMGSVGQGVLRKGDTVYLNIDTTRRRLVMSNHTATHILNFALRKVLGTEVDQKGSLVAPDRLRFDFTNKGAMTPEQVKQVEEITNNIIQEKKNVYAKESKLALAKTIRGLRAMFDETYPDPVRVVSIGIPVEDLESYPLGSYAMETSVEFCGGTHLHCTQHIGEFVIASEEAIAKGIRRIVALTGPEATKAQKKATVLQNQLDQLRKTIAADKNGINSKEHVKKIVELTDDVSRATISSWKKDEIRKMLKNLKKTIDDQERIIKAAIANTVVETIQRIIQQNVGCPVLVEVCEAYSNTKALDSALKKIKAISPETSALLVSVDSDTKKIFALSTASKSAVNKGLKANEWIQEIAPLMGGKGGGKPESAQASGTNISCLNKLVHTAKNFANLKLGITDIIRKDNQDNKSITIENSVCSKVSKDNLILHCDVGSMKYYRAQIVAKYSGKELIISENKSNREIPTDIKLEGNGFELFDSNAIAFYLANDQLKCSKDSYAFSQVLQWSSYADNHILPAVSGWIVPCLLENIPNNMKANFKTSKEDLLSSLKKLNNILLTKTYLVGERITLADISMFTALVPLYEHIFDSVSRKQYPNLNRWFFTILNQPEILSTLKNFQLCKKTVKL; this is encoded by the exons atgggtACATTTATGACTGCCAAGGATATTCGACAAGCTTATATTGACTTTTTCCAAAGCAAAGGTCATGAGTACGTACATTCCAGTTCAACAATACCTCATGATGACCCAACATTATTGTTTACAAATGCTGGAATGAACCag TTCAAACCAATATTTCTGGGAACAGTAGATCCTAACAGTGAGATGGCAAAATTTGTAAGAGTTGTTAACAGTCAAAAATGCATTAGAGCTGGGGGAAAGCACAATGATTTAGATGATGTTGGGAAAGATGTTTATCATCatacattttttgaaatgaTGGGCAATTGGTCTTTTGGAGATTATTTTAAA aaagaAATTTGTACTTGGGCCTGGGAGTTTTTaacaatcaaattaaaattatcacCTGATAATTTATATGTAACTTATTTTGGTGGAGATGAGAAGAATAATTTAAAGCCAGATGAAGAATGTAAAAATATCTGGCTTTCACTAGG AGTACCTCCTACACATGTTTTGCCTGGAAGTATGAAAGATAATTTTTGGGAGATGGGAGAGACAGGGCCTTGTGGACCATGCAGCGAACTGCACTACGACCGTATAGGTAACAGAGAAGCAGCTCATTTAGTAAATCAGGATGATCCAGAtgttttggaaatttggaatcTTGTATTTATACAATTCAATAG GGAGTCTGATGGAAGTTTAAGATCATTGCCAAAGAAACATATTGATTGTGGTTTAGGTCTAGAAAGATTAGTGTCGgttattcaaaataaacgcGCTAATTATGATACAGATTTATTTTTACCACTTTTTGAAGCCATTCAAAAGGGTACAGGAGCACCACATTATGAAGGAAAAGTTGGTGCGGATGATAAAGATGGAATAGACATGGCATACAGAGTTTTAGCTGATCATGCAAGAACTCTTACAATTGCTCTCGCAGACGGAGGTGTACCCGATAATACTGGCAGAGG GTATGTGTTGAGACGAATTTTAAGGCGTGCTGTACGTTACGCGACAGAAAAATTGAACGCGAAACCTAGATTTTTTGGAACATTAGTGAATGTGGTTGCAGAGTTGCTTGGTGATGTTTTCCCTGAAGTAACTAAAGATCCACAATATATCATTGATATCATTAATGAAGAAGAATCTCAATTTCTTAAAACTTTATCGCGCGGTCGTAATTTATTGAATCGTACTATTACAAAACTAGAATCATCCACTATTGTTCCCGGTGATGTCGCTTGGCGTTTATATGATACATACGGTTTTCCTGTTGATTTAACACAATTGATGACAGAAGAAAAAGGTCTGAAGGTGGATATGGTAGGCTACGAAGAAGCAAAAAAACAAGCTCag CTTGCCTCCCAAAGCAAAACCGGTGGTGTGGATGATCAACTTAATTTAGACGTTCATGCAATTACTGAATTACAAAACAAAGGGATCAAGCCTACTGCGGATTTACCAAAGTATAATTactctgttatcaataataaattatacgaGGAATACGATTTTATTCCATGTACAAGTACGGTACTCGCTCTTAGACGAGCTAAAATTTTTGTCGACGAAGTGTCTTCTGGAGAAGAAGTTGGAATTTTGTTAGATCAAACTAACTTTTACTCTGAACAAGGTGGACAAATATATGATGAAGGATTTTTAGTGAAGACGGATGATgaa gAGACAGAAATTCGGATAAAAAATGTTCAAGTCAGAGGTGGTTATGTCTTGCATATGGGCTCTGTAGGTCAAGGAGTATTAAGAAAAGGTGATACAGTTTACTTGAATATAGATACTACACGCAGGAGACTCGTGATGAGCAACCATACGGCGACTCATATACTTAATTTTGCTCTTCGAAAAGTATTGGGTACGGAAGTTGATCAGAAAGGCTCTTTGGTAGCACCTGATCGTCTCCGCTTTGATTTTACAAATAAAG GTGCTATGACTCCGGAGCAAGTGAAACAAGTTGAAGAGATTACTAATAATATCatacaagaaaagaaaaacgtttATGCTAAAGAAAGTAAGTTAGCATTAGCAAAAACTATCCGGGGTTTACGCGCTATGTTCGATGAAACATATCCGGATCCTGTCAGAGTAGTTAGCATAGGAATTCCAGTTGAAGATTTGGAAAGTTATCCTTTGGGTTCGTATGCAATGGAAACCAGTGTAGAATTTTGTGGAGGAAC ccACTTGCATTGTACACAGCACATTGGAGAATTTGTTATAGCTAGTGAAGAAGCAATCGCTAAAGGTATTAGGCGTATTGTAGCTCTTACTGGTCCTGAAGCAACAAAAGCTCAGAAAAAAGCGACAGTACTGCAGAATCAATTGGATCAGCTTCGAAAAACTATAGCAGCCGATAAAAATGGCATTAATTCTAAAGAACATgtgaaaaaaattgttgaattaacAGATGATGTCTCACGAGCTACAATTTCAAGTTGGAAAAAA GACGAAATACGTAAAATGTTGAAAAACTTGAAGAAAACAATTGACGATCAAGAACGCATTATAAAAGCAGCAATCGCTAATACAGTGGTCGAAACTATTCAACGAATAATTCAACAAAATGTTGGATGCCCAGTATTAGTCGAAGTCTGTGAAGCGTATAGTAACACGAAAGCTTTAGATTCTgccttaaaaaaaataaaagctaTATCTCCGGAAACAAGTGCATTACTTGTTAGTGTGGATTCTGATACTAAAAAGATATTTGCACTTAGTACAGCTTCCAAG TCTGCTGTAAATAAGGGCTTGAAAGCAAATGAATGGATTCAAGAAATTGCTCCACTTATGGGAGGAAAAGGTGGTGGAAAACCGGAGTCTGCTCAAGCTTCGGGTACCAATATTTCATGCTTGAATAAATTAGTGCATACAGCTAAAAATTTCGCTAATTTAAAGCTTGGAATTACAG ATATAATTAGAAAAGATAATCAGGATAATAAGTCTATAACTATTGAAAATTCCGTGTGTTCGAAAGTTTCAAAGGATAATTTAATACTTCACTGTGATGTTGgaagtatgaaatattatcgTGCTCAGATAGTAGCAAAGTATAGtggaaaagaattaattatatcagaaaataaaagtaatcgtGAAATTCCTACAGATATAAAGCTTGAAGGAAATGGGTTTGAATTATTTGATAGTAACGCAATTGCTTTTTATTTAGCAAATGATCAATTGAAATGTTCAAAGGATTCATATGCATTTAGTCAAGTTTTACAGTGGTCAAGTTATGCGGATAATCATATTTTGCCTGCAGTTTCTGGGTGGATCGTTCCATGTTTGTTAGAAAATATACCTAATAATATGAAAGCGAATTTCAAGACATCTAAAGAAgatcttctttcttctttaaaaaagttgaataatatattacttaCAAAAACTTACTTAGTTGGAGAAAGAATTACCCTTGCAGACATTTCTATGTTCACCGCTTTAGTACCTCTATATGAACATATTTTTGATTCAGTATCAAGGAAACAGTATCCAAACTTAAATAGGTGGTTCTTTACCATTTTAAATCAGCCAGAAATACtttctacattaaaaaattttcagtTGTGTAAAAAAACTGTAAAACTTTAA
- the LOC116432094 gene encoding mitochondrial ribosome-associated GTPase 2 isoform X4, which produces MNCFRQMKTLVSYQRCMNITEIVFKPLYTSNWFQNQEDIPKPLRSIKPKSERNTKKMFLDMKQVRTVGGKGGDGTISFSQLWANEKAGPDGGDGGHGGHVIFQATLHIKDLSHIHSVLMAENGEKGYSKDCFGKNAKHTIVNVPVGTIIRNVDGKIVGDLIKEGSMFIAARGGAGGHGNTYFKSNMHQTPVVCEYGAVGEDIQYVLEIRSMAHIGLIGLPNAGKSTLLRAISRARPKVAAYPFTTLRPHLGIVLYDDYEQIIVADLPGLISESHKNKGLGIQFLKHIERCKTLLFILDASSDEPWVDFETLKYEITQFNIKLNERSLLIAANKLDIPKAKENLEILTQKINLPIIPISAKMGTNMSTLLKEIRILYDIQKEESEEENILKD; this is translated from the exons ATGAATTGTTTCCGTCAAATGAAAACATTAGTAAGCTATCAAAGATGTATGAATATAactgaaattgtatttaaaccATTGTATACTTCCAATTGGTTTCAAAATCAAGAAGATATTCCTAAACCGTTACGCAGTATAAAACCAAAGTCAGAAAggaatacaaaaaaaatgtttctcgATATGAAgcaa GTAAGAACTGTCGGAGGTAAAGGTGGCGATGGAACCATATCGTTTTCTCAGTTGTGGGCTAATGAAAAGGCTGGGCCTGATGGTGGTGACGGTGGACATGGCGGTCATGTAATATTTCAG GCAACGCTACATATTAAAGATCTTTCACATATACATAGTGTTCTTATGGCTGAAAACGGAGAGAAAGGATATAGTAAAGACTGTTTTGGTAAAAATGCTAAGCATACTATAGTAAATGTTCCTGTCGGCACTATAATACGAAATGTAGACGGAAAAATAGTGGGCGACTTGATTAAGGAAGGATCAATGTTTATTGCTGCACGGGGTGGTGCTGGGGGCCatggaaatacatattttaaatctaATATGCATCAAACACCAGTCGTATGTGAATATGGTGCAGTTGGAGAAGATATACAATATGTATTAGAAATAAGAAGCATGGCGCATATTGGATTG ATTGGCCTTCCAAATGCTGGTAAAAGTACTTTATTAAGAGCTATATCTAGAGCTAGACCAAAAGTAGCAGCATATCCATTTACTACCTTGAGACCTCATTTAGGAATAGTATTATATGACGACTATGAACAAATTATAg TGGCTGATCTACCAGGACTTATATCTGagtctcataaaaataaaggtCTTGGTATACAATTCCTTAAACACATTGAACGTTgtaaaacattattatttattttggatgCTTCATCCGATGAGCCTTGGGTagattttgaaactttaaagtaTGAAATTACACAGttcaatataaagttaaatgaaagatCACTACTTATTGCCGCGAATAAGCTGGATATACCAAAAGCAAAG gaaaatttagaaatacttacacaaaaaattaatttaccaatTATACCAATTTCTGCTAAAATGGGTACAAATATGTCTACTTTATTAAAGgagataagaattttatatgacatacagaaagaagaaagtgaagaggaaaatatattgaaagactaa
- the LOC116432094 gene encoding mitochondrial ribosome-associated GTPase 2 isoform X1, translated as MSDGTFILYSKMNCFRQMKTLVSYQRCMNITEIVFKPLYTSNWFQNQEDIPKPLRSIKPKSERNTKKMFLDMKQVRTVGGKGGDGTISFSQLWANEKAGPDGGDGGHGGHVIFQATLHIKDLSHIHSVLMAENGEKGYSKDCFGKNAKHTIVNVPVGTIIRNVDGKIVGDLIKEGSMFIAARGGAGGHGNTYFKSNMHQTPVVCEYGAVGEDIQYVLEIRSMAHIGLIGLPNAGKSTLLRAISRARPKVAAYPFTTLRPHLGIVLYDDYEQIIVADLPGLISESHKNKGLGIQFLKHIERCKTLLFILDASSDEPWVDFETLKYEITQFNIKLNERSLLIAANKLDIPKAKENLEILTQKINLPIIPISAKMGTNMSTLLKEIRILYDIQKEESEEENILKD; from the exons ATGTCTGACGGAACGTTCATACTTTATTCAAAG ATGAATTGTTTCCGTCAAATGAAAACATTAGTAAGCTATCAAAGATGTATGAATATAactgaaattgtatttaaaccATTGTATACTTCCAATTGGTTTCAAAATCAAGAAGATATTCCTAAACCGTTACGCAGTATAAAACCAAAGTCAGAAAggaatacaaaaaaaatgtttctcgATATGAAgcaa GTAAGAACTGTCGGAGGTAAAGGTGGCGATGGAACCATATCGTTTTCTCAGTTGTGGGCTAATGAAAAGGCTGGGCCTGATGGTGGTGACGGTGGACATGGCGGTCATGTAATATTTCAG GCAACGCTACATATTAAAGATCTTTCACATATACATAGTGTTCTTATGGCTGAAAACGGAGAGAAAGGATATAGTAAAGACTGTTTTGGTAAAAATGCTAAGCATACTATAGTAAATGTTCCTGTCGGCACTATAATACGAAATGTAGACGGAAAAATAGTGGGCGACTTGATTAAGGAAGGATCAATGTTTATTGCTGCACGGGGTGGTGCTGGGGGCCatggaaatacatattttaaatctaATATGCATCAAACACCAGTCGTATGTGAATATGGTGCAGTTGGAGAAGATATACAATATGTATTAGAAATAAGAAGCATGGCGCATATTGGATTG ATTGGCCTTCCAAATGCTGGTAAAAGTACTTTATTAAGAGCTATATCTAGAGCTAGACCAAAAGTAGCAGCATATCCATTTACTACCTTGAGACCTCATTTAGGAATAGTATTATATGACGACTATGAACAAATTATAg TGGCTGATCTACCAGGACTTATATCTGagtctcataaaaataaaggtCTTGGTATACAATTCCTTAAACACATTGAACGTTgtaaaacattattatttattttggatgCTTCATCCGATGAGCCTTGGGTagattttgaaactttaaagtaTGAAATTACACAGttcaatataaagttaaatgaaagatCACTACTTATTGCCGCGAATAAGCTGGATATACCAAAAGCAAAG gaaaatttagaaatacttacacaaaaaattaatttaccaatTATACCAATTTCTGCTAAAATGGGTACAAATATGTCTACTTTATTAAAGgagataagaattttatatgacatacagaaagaagaaagtgaagaggaaaatatattgaaagactaa
- the LOC116432094 gene encoding mitochondrial ribosome-associated GTPase 2 isoform X3, with translation MMNCFRQMKTLVSYQRCMNITEIVFKPLYTSNWFQNQEDIPKPLRSIKPKSERNTKKMFLDMKQVRTVGGKGGDGTISFSQLWANEKAGPDGGDGGHGGHVIFQATLHIKDLSHIHSVLMAENGEKGYSKDCFGKNAKHTIVNVPVGTIIRNVDGKIVGDLIKEGSMFIAARGGAGGHGNTYFKSNMHQTPVVCEYGAVGEDIQYVLEIRSMAHIGLIGLPNAGKSTLLRAISRARPKVAAYPFTTLRPHLGIVLYDDYEQIIVADLPGLISESHKNKGLGIQFLKHIERCKTLLFILDASSDEPWVDFETLKYEITQFNIKLNERSLLIAANKLDIPKAKENLEILTQKINLPIIPISAKMGTNMSTLLKEIRILYDIQKEESEEENILKD, from the exons ATG ATGAATTGTTTCCGTCAAATGAAAACATTAGTAAGCTATCAAAGATGTATGAATATAactgaaattgtatttaaaccATTGTATACTTCCAATTGGTTTCAAAATCAAGAAGATATTCCTAAACCGTTACGCAGTATAAAACCAAAGTCAGAAAggaatacaaaaaaaatgtttctcgATATGAAgcaa GTAAGAACTGTCGGAGGTAAAGGTGGCGATGGAACCATATCGTTTTCTCAGTTGTGGGCTAATGAAAAGGCTGGGCCTGATGGTGGTGACGGTGGACATGGCGGTCATGTAATATTTCAG GCAACGCTACATATTAAAGATCTTTCACATATACATAGTGTTCTTATGGCTGAAAACGGAGAGAAAGGATATAGTAAAGACTGTTTTGGTAAAAATGCTAAGCATACTATAGTAAATGTTCCTGTCGGCACTATAATACGAAATGTAGACGGAAAAATAGTGGGCGACTTGATTAAGGAAGGATCAATGTTTATTGCTGCACGGGGTGGTGCTGGGGGCCatggaaatacatattttaaatctaATATGCATCAAACACCAGTCGTATGTGAATATGGTGCAGTTGGAGAAGATATACAATATGTATTAGAAATAAGAAGCATGGCGCATATTGGATTG ATTGGCCTTCCAAATGCTGGTAAAAGTACTTTATTAAGAGCTATATCTAGAGCTAGACCAAAAGTAGCAGCATATCCATTTACTACCTTGAGACCTCATTTAGGAATAGTATTATATGACGACTATGAACAAATTATAg TGGCTGATCTACCAGGACTTATATCTGagtctcataaaaataaaggtCTTGGTATACAATTCCTTAAACACATTGAACGTTgtaaaacattattatttattttggatgCTTCATCCGATGAGCCTTGGGTagattttgaaactttaaagtaTGAAATTACACAGttcaatataaagttaaatgaaagatCACTACTTATTGCCGCGAATAAGCTGGATATACCAAAAGCAAAG gaaaatttagaaatacttacacaaaaaattaatttaccaatTATACCAATTTCTGCTAAAATGGGTACAAATATGTCTACTTTATTAAAGgagataagaattttatatgacatacagaaagaagaaagtgaagaggaaaatatattgaaagactaa
- the LOC116432094 gene encoding mitochondrial ribosome-associated GTPase 2 isoform X2, producing MQYILLTKMNCFRQMKTLVSYQRCMNITEIVFKPLYTSNWFQNQEDIPKPLRSIKPKSERNTKKMFLDMKQVRTVGGKGGDGTISFSQLWANEKAGPDGGDGGHGGHVIFQATLHIKDLSHIHSVLMAENGEKGYSKDCFGKNAKHTIVNVPVGTIIRNVDGKIVGDLIKEGSMFIAARGGAGGHGNTYFKSNMHQTPVVCEYGAVGEDIQYVLEIRSMAHIGLIGLPNAGKSTLLRAISRARPKVAAYPFTTLRPHLGIVLYDDYEQIIVADLPGLISESHKNKGLGIQFLKHIERCKTLLFILDASSDEPWVDFETLKYEITQFNIKLNERSLLIAANKLDIPKAKENLEILTQKINLPIIPISAKMGTNMSTLLKEIRILYDIQKEESEEENILKD from the exons ATGCAGTATATATTACTCACTAAG ATGAATTGTTTCCGTCAAATGAAAACATTAGTAAGCTATCAAAGATGTATGAATATAactgaaattgtatttaaaccATTGTATACTTCCAATTGGTTTCAAAATCAAGAAGATATTCCTAAACCGTTACGCAGTATAAAACCAAAGTCAGAAAggaatacaaaaaaaatgtttctcgATATGAAgcaa GTAAGAACTGTCGGAGGTAAAGGTGGCGATGGAACCATATCGTTTTCTCAGTTGTGGGCTAATGAAAAGGCTGGGCCTGATGGTGGTGACGGTGGACATGGCGGTCATGTAATATTTCAG GCAACGCTACATATTAAAGATCTTTCACATATACATAGTGTTCTTATGGCTGAAAACGGAGAGAAAGGATATAGTAAAGACTGTTTTGGTAAAAATGCTAAGCATACTATAGTAAATGTTCCTGTCGGCACTATAATACGAAATGTAGACGGAAAAATAGTGGGCGACTTGATTAAGGAAGGATCAATGTTTATTGCTGCACGGGGTGGTGCTGGGGGCCatggaaatacatattttaaatctaATATGCATCAAACACCAGTCGTATGTGAATATGGTGCAGTTGGAGAAGATATACAATATGTATTAGAAATAAGAAGCATGGCGCATATTGGATTG ATTGGCCTTCCAAATGCTGGTAAAAGTACTTTATTAAGAGCTATATCTAGAGCTAGACCAAAAGTAGCAGCATATCCATTTACTACCTTGAGACCTCATTTAGGAATAGTATTATATGACGACTATGAACAAATTATAg TGGCTGATCTACCAGGACTTATATCTGagtctcataaaaataaaggtCTTGGTATACAATTCCTTAAACACATTGAACGTTgtaaaacattattatttattttggatgCTTCATCCGATGAGCCTTGGGTagattttgaaactttaaagtaTGAAATTACACAGttcaatataaagttaaatgaaagatCACTACTTATTGCCGCGAATAAGCTGGATATACCAAAAGCAAAG gaaaatttagaaatacttacacaaaaaattaatttaccaatTATACCAATTTCTGCTAAAATGGGTACAAATATGTCTACTTTATTAAAGgagataagaattttatatgacatacagaaagaagaaagtgaagaggaaaatatattgaaagactaa
- the LOC116432094 gene encoding mitochondrial ribosome-associated GTPase 2 isoform X5, translating to MQYILLTKVRTVGGKGGDGTISFSQLWANEKAGPDGGDGGHGGHVIFQATLHIKDLSHIHSVLMAENGEKGYSKDCFGKNAKHTIVNVPVGTIIRNVDGKIVGDLIKEGSMFIAARGGAGGHGNTYFKSNMHQTPVVCEYGAVGEDIQYVLEIRSMAHIGLIGLPNAGKSTLLRAISRARPKVAAYPFTTLRPHLGIVLYDDYEQIIVADLPGLISESHKNKGLGIQFLKHIERCKTLLFILDASSDEPWVDFETLKYEITQFNIKLNERSLLIAANKLDIPKAKENLEILTQKINLPIIPISAKMGTNMSTLLKEIRILYDIQKEESEEENILKD from the exons ATGCAGTATATATTACTCACTAAG GTAAGAACTGTCGGAGGTAAAGGTGGCGATGGAACCATATCGTTTTCTCAGTTGTGGGCTAATGAAAAGGCTGGGCCTGATGGTGGTGACGGTGGACATGGCGGTCATGTAATATTTCAG GCAACGCTACATATTAAAGATCTTTCACATATACATAGTGTTCTTATGGCTGAAAACGGAGAGAAAGGATATAGTAAAGACTGTTTTGGTAAAAATGCTAAGCATACTATAGTAAATGTTCCTGTCGGCACTATAATACGAAATGTAGACGGAAAAATAGTGGGCGACTTGATTAAGGAAGGATCAATGTTTATTGCTGCACGGGGTGGTGCTGGGGGCCatggaaatacatattttaaatctaATATGCATCAAACACCAGTCGTATGTGAATATGGTGCAGTTGGAGAAGATATACAATATGTATTAGAAATAAGAAGCATGGCGCATATTGGATTG ATTGGCCTTCCAAATGCTGGTAAAAGTACTTTATTAAGAGCTATATCTAGAGCTAGACCAAAAGTAGCAGCATATCCATTTACTACCTTGAGACCTCATTTAGGAATAGTATTATATGACGACTATGAACAAATTATAg TGGCTGATCTACCAGGACTTATATCTGagtctcataaaaataaaggtCTTGGTATACAATTCCTTAAACACATTGAACGTTgtaaaacattattatttattttggatgCTTCATCCGATGAGCCTTGGGTagattttgaaactttaaagtaTGAAATTACACAGttcaatataaagttaaatgaaagatCACTACTTATTGCCGCGAATAAGCTGGATATACCAAAAGCAAAG gaaaatttagaaatacttacacaaaaaattaatttaccaatTATACCAATTTCTGCTAAAATGGGTACAAATATGTCTACTTTATTAAAGgagataagaattttatatgacatacagaaagaagaaagtgaagaggaaaatatattgaaagactaa
- the LOC143174309 gene encoding uncharacterized protein LOC143174309 isoform X1 — protein sequence MWARQRPNSDPRNVNEQTAPSQGASLNPVQFGLFCPKLPKREYRKPVICSSSCVNLVLLKEEGEEEEEEEKRRRKTTKKILVRETTRMHVNIMRAFLECVCVTSVRATLWLDNASTRITPEQPDQEISSKFLEHRLSYSSLSSVSWQEFCCTRSQSQSIQEGNRKKTRQRQTKSSIPADNDTITGEGEIVLKADGSSDR from the exons ATGTGGGCCCGACAAAGGCCCAACAGTGATCCCAGAAACGTCAATGAACAAACAGCACCGTCTCAAGGCGCTTCATTAAATCCGGTTCAGTTTGGATTGTTCTGTCCGAAACTGCCGAAACG AGAATATAGGAAACCTGTTATTTGTTCGAGTTCGTGCGTGAATCTAGTGTTGCTAaaagaggaaggagaagaagaagaagaagaagagaagagaaggcGGAAAACCACGAAGAAAATACTTGTGCGTGAAACGACACGAATGCATGTGAACATCATGCGTGCTTTCCTTGAGTGTGTATGTGTCACATCGGTACGAG CGACTTTATGGCTGGACAATGCGTCGACCAGGATAACACCGGAGCAACCAGATCAAGAGATATCCTCGAAATTTCTTGAGCACCGCCTGTCCTACTCGTCCCTgtcgtccgtctcatgg CAGGAATTCTGTTGCACAAGAAGTCAGTCGCAAAGTATTCAAGAGGGAAATcgaaagaagacacgacaacgACAAACGAAATCGTCGATACCGGCCGATAATGACACGATAACCGGCGAGGGTGAAATCGTTCTGAAGGCAGATGGATCGAGCGATAGATGA
- the LOC143174309 gene encoding uncharacterized protein LOC143174309 isoform X2 yields the protein MWARQRPNSDPRNVNEQTAPSQGASLNPVQFGLFCPKLPKREYRKPVICSSSCVNLVLLKEEGEEEEEEEKRRRKTTKKILVRETTRMHVNIMRAFLECVCVTSVRATLWLDNASTRITPEQPDQEISSKFLEHRLSYSSLSSVSWEFCCTRSQSQSIQEGNRKKTRQRQTKSSIPADNDTITGEGEIVLKADGSSDR from the exons ATGTGGGCCCGACAAAGGCCCAACAGTGATCCCAGAAACGTCAATGAACAAACAGCACCGTCTCAAGGCGCTTCATTAAATCCGGTTCAGTTTGGATTGTTCTGTCCGAAACTGCCGAAACG AGAATATAGGAAACCTGTTATTTGTTCGAGTTCGTGCGTGAATCTAGTGTTGCTAaaagaggaaggagaagaagaagaagaagaagagaagagaaggcGGAAAACCACGAAGAAAATACTTGTGCGTGAAACGACACGAATGCATGTGAACATCATGCGTGCTTTCCTTGAGTGTGTATGTGTCACATCGGTACGAG CGACTTTATGGCTGGACAATGCGTCGACCAGGATAACACCGGAGCAACCAGATCAAGAGATATCCTCGAAATTTCTTGAGCACCGCCTGTCCTACTCGTCCCTgtcgtccgtctcatgg GAATTCTGTTGCACAAGAAGTCAGTCGCAAAGTATTCAAGAGGGAAATcgaaagaagacacgacaacgACAAACGAAATCGTCGATACCGGCCGATAATGACACGATAACCGGCGAGGGTGAAATCGTTCTGAAGGCAGATGGATCGAGCGATAGATGA